One stretch of Balneolaceae bacterium DNA includes these proteins:
- the ptsP gene encoding phosphoenolpyruvate--protein phosphotransferase: MEQQTQGEQTVIEGQPASPGLARGPLWRYRRASHTLSDERLEEPQVQDHLERWEEARSQVGEELERMKREKSDPDTLAILEAQVQVARDPDLDGRIRREIRERLRPADRAIHAVFQAYLQAMNARSEGEDGRSVDLEDIRDRLIAQVQDREEEDFEVEEGAVVLARELSAREVIRLSGRRIRAIVTERGGAHSHAAIIARSMGIPTVMGAGQALAGGADGTLALVDGEEGTVVLHPGEEALQRYKEKCEAFDRRREARAQLCRRPSETDDGHPFALRANVEFPEELEKVRLFCAEGIGLLRTESVYLERSNFDDLAMQEEFYDGMLEQTGEHPVTIRLFDAGGDKFFRGGEPEDNPFLGWRGIRMLLDERQLLRDQLEAVLRVAGRYPGRVRLLLPMVTETSEVREVREEISRLHDRLEEEGADVDRNIQLGIMIEVPAVALQAHHFTGLVDFFSLGTNDLTQYLLAVDRGNDRVSRLYDQRHPAVWRTIKRCAEAAREGDTSVAICGELASDPVAAACLLGMGVDDLSMSPSRIPEVKELLTERTHNEMEELADRALASETAGEIHRLFKSWKEKHDG, from the coding sequence ATGGAACAGCAGACCCAGGGCGAACAGACGGTTATCGAGGGGCAGCCGGCCTCGCCGGGACTGGCCCGCGGACCGCTCTGGCGTTACCGCCGGGCGTCCCATACCCTGTCGGACGAGAGGTTGGAGGAGCCGCAGGTGCAGGATCACCTGGAGCGCTGGGAGGAAGCCAGAAGCCAGGTGGGGGAGGAGCTGGAGCGCATGAAAAGGGAGAAATCCGATCCTGATACCCTCGCCATCCTGGAGGCCCAGGTGCAGGTGGCCAGGGATCCCGACCTTGACGGGCGCATCCGCAGGGAGATCCGTGAGCGCCTGCGGCCCGCGGACCGGGCCATTCACGCTGTCTTTCAAGCCTACCTGCAGGCCATGAATGCCCGCAGCGAGGGGGAGGATGGCCGGTCCGTGGACCTGGAGGATATTCGCGACCGGCTCATCGCGCAGGTGCAGGACCGCGAAGAAGAGGATTTCGAGGTGGAGGAGGGCGCGGTGGTCCTGGCGCGCGAACTGAGTGCGCGGGAGGTGATCCGTCTGTCGGGGCGCCGGATCAGGGCCATCGTCACCGAAAGGGGGGGCGCCCACTCCCACGCCGCCATCATCGCGCGCTCCATGGGCATTCCCACCGTGATGGGTGCGGGACAGGCCCTGGCAGGAGGCGCGGACGGGACCCTGGCACTCGTGGACGGGGAGGAGGGAACCGTGGTGCTGCATCCCGGCGAAGAGGCCCTGCAGCGATACAAGGAGAAATGTGAGGCCTTCGACCGGCGGCGTGAGGCGCGCGCACAGCTTTGCCGGCGACCTTCGGAGACCGACGACGGGCACCCCTTCGCGCTGCGGGCCAACGTGGAATTTCCCGAGGAGCTGGAGAAGGTCAGGCTATTCTGCGCCGAGGGAATCGGCCTGCTGCGCACCGAATCGGTCTACCTGGAGCGCTCCAACTTTGACGACCTGGCCATGCAGGAGGAGTTCTACGATGGTATGCTGGAGCAGACCGGCGAACACCCGGTGACCATCCGGCTCTTCGACGCAGGGGGCGATAAGTTTTTCCGGGGCGGGGAGCCCGAGGACAATCCCTTCCTGGGATGGCGGGGCATACGCATGCTGCTGGACGAACGGCAGCTCCTTCGGGATCAGCTGGAGGCGGTGCTTCGTGTGGCGGGACGTTACCCCGGTCGCGTACGCCTTCTCCTGCCCATGGTGACCGAAACCTCGGAGGTGCGTGAGGTGCGCGAGGAAATCAGCCGCCTGCATGACCGGCTGGAGGAGGAGGGCGCGGACGTCGACCGCAACATACAGCTGGGCATCATGATCGAGGTGCCCGCGGTGGCCCTTCAGGCGCACCACTTTACGGGACTGGTGGATTTTTTCAGCCTGGGCACCAACGACCTGACGCAGTACCTGCTGGCGGTGGATCGCGGCAACGACCGGGTCTCACGTCTCTACGACCAGCGTCATCCCGCCGTCTGGCGGACGATAAAGCGTTGTGCGGAGGCCGCACGCGAGGGGGACACTTCCGTGGCTATCTGCGGGGAACTGGCCTCCGACCCTGTGGCGGCCGCCTGCCTGCTGGGCATGGGCGTGGACGACCTGAGCATGTCGCCCTCCCGCATCCCCGAGGTCAAGGAACTGCTCACCGAACGAACGCATAACGAGATGGAGGAGCTGGCCGATCGGGCCCTGGCCTCCGAAACCGCGGGCGAGATTCATCGCCTGTTCAAATCCTGGAAAGAGAAACACGATGGCTGA
- a CDS encoding glycosyltransferase family 4 protein, whose amino-acid sequence MKKPDVLIVTYYWPPSGGAGVQRFLKFAKYLPKCGFNPLILTVENPTYPITDKSLEEDVPESLKVYRTRTYEVFGLYAWLKGKHKSEVTQPTMELQGGLGPRISGWIRANLFLPDARRGWTLTAKTKAVELIDRFNISNIITTGPPHSTHLIGKYAKKKTGIRWVADFRDPWSEVYYNKLMPRTSWARALDRHMEVGVLMNADEVVVISPSMAQSQNKIYDREYRVIPNGFDPDDYPSEEELRAMEAEKRKAAEEGEEKDGDGENAGTEPPGRSHQTLKSSGVKRSSRHVRGYHEPTWSTKKKAGWSDPQMPGKHHKPADPARKKKHATPDFTPRKQPETGGSLLVRFIGSVREAALPDDLLQAIALLPPSLRSGLTVEFIGNAHPRLEEIIRKLGLGETVRLRGYIPHRLAVKAMMEADLLLLSISRTPGSELILTGKLFEYLGSGKPILFLGATEGDAAEIILENNQGVAIEHDDVKEIRKFLTAALRNPDGLSAYIPDEHDRTEHPYSRLSLTKKLAELLKETEEKTLSDYRRSGKKQGQEEEEKDKANGEKERSEEG is encoded by the coding sequence ATGAAAAAACCTGATGTTCTTATCGTCACCTACTACTGGCCCCCCAGCGGGGGCGCGGGGGTGCAGCGCTTCCTGAAGTTCGCCAAGTACCTTCCCAAGTGCGGTTTCAATCCGCTTATCCTGACGGTGGAGAACCCCACCTATCCCATCACCGACAAGTCCCTGGAAGAGGACGTCCCCGAGAGCCTGAAAGTCTACCGCACCCGCACCTACGAGGTGTTCGGACTCTACGCCTGGCTCAAGGGCAAGCACAAAAGCGAAGTCACCCAGCCCACCATGGAACTGCAAGGCGGCCTGGGTCCCCGCATCAGCGGCTGGATACGCGCCAACCTCTTCCTGCCCGACGCGCGGCGCGGATGGACCCTCACAGCCAAGACCAAGGCGGTGGAGCTGATCGACCGGTTCAACATCTCCAATATTATCACCACGGGTCCTCCCCATTCCACGCACCTGATCGGCAAATACGCCAAAAAGAAGACCGGTATCCGCTGGGTGGCCGATTTCCGCGATCCCTGGAGCGAGGTCTACTACAACAAGCTCATGCCGCGCACCAGCTGGGCCCGCGCCCTCGACCGTCACATGGAGGTGGGGGTGCTCATGAATGCCGACGAGGTGGTGGTCATCTCCCCCTCCATGGCCCAGTCGCAGAATAAGATCTATGACCGCGAGTACCGTGTCATCCCCAACGGTTTCGACCCGGACGACTATCCCTCGGAGGAGGAGCTTCGGGCCATGGAGGCGGAGAAGAGGAAGGCCGCCGAAGAGGGTGAGGAGAAAGACGGTGACGGGGAGAATGCCGGGACGGAACCGCCGGGCCGCAGCCACCAGACCCTGAAATCTTCCGGCGTGAAACGCTCCAGCCGTCACGTGCGCGGCTACCACGAACCCACCTGGTCCACCAAGAAAAAAGCGGGCTGGAGCGACCCTCAAATGCCCGGCAAGCACCACAAACCAGCCGATCCCGCGCGCAAGAAGAAACACGCAACTCCCGATTTCACCCCACGCAAGCAGCCCGAAACCGGGGGCAGCCTGCTGGTCCGTTTTATCGGCAGCGTACGGGAGGCCGCCCTGCCCGACGATCTCTTGCAGGCCATCGCCCTGCTGCCGCCCAGCCTGCGATCCGGGCTGACCGTGGAATTCATCGGGAACGCCCATCCCCGCCTGGAAGAAATCATCCGCAAACTGGGACTTGGGGAGACGGTGCGCCTGAGGGGCTACATCCCCCACCGCCTGGCGGTAAAGGCCATGATGGAGGCCGACCTGCTGCTTCTGAGTATTTCCCGCACGCCCGGCAGTGAGCTTATCCTGACCGGCAAACTCTTTGAGTACCTCGGCAGCGGCAAGCCCATTCTCTTCCTGGGCGCCACCGAAGGCGACGCCGCCGAAATCATCCTGGAAAACAACCAGGGCGTGGCCATCGAGCACGACGACGTGAAGGAGATCCGCAAGTTCCTCACCGCCGCCCTCCGCAATCCGGACGGACTCTCTGCCTATATCCCGGATGAGCACGACCGCACGGAGCACCCCTATTCGCGGTTGTCGCTTACGAAGAAACTGGCCGAACTGCTTAAGGAAACGGAGGAGAAAACCCTCAGCGACTACCGCAGGTCGGGGAAGAAACAGGGTCAGGAAGAGGAAGAGAAAGATAAAGCGAACGGAGAAAAGGAAAGATCAGAGGAGGGGTGA
- a CDS encoding biotin--[acetyl-CoA-carboxylase] ligase: protein MFDAERFEKLLETRWLGHGGHFFEELPSTNSYMKEQPASGITHGMLCLADHQTRGRGQYERSWETEAGCNLTFTLCFRPPRVDRLHVLTLTCALALLREMEKELGEGEVTLKWPNDVLVGERKAAGLLTETVFNGNRLDRVLVGIGLNVNQERFPGELGETATSMRRVKGDEIDREALLARLLSRLEYEYGRWNRNKTDLLREINRSLRGYGQWVRLQVNGERWDDTYKFLGVSEAGRLLVVDHDGGLKSFSYEQIRLVPA, encoded by the coding sequence GTGTTCGACGCCGAACGCTTTGAAAAGCTGCTGGAGACCCGCTGGCTGGGTCACGGGGGACACTTTTTCGAGGAGCTGCCCTCCACCAACAGCTATATGAAAGAGCAGCCGGCCTCCGGGATCACCCACGGCATGCTCTGCCTGGCAGACCACCAGACGCGCGGCCGTGGTCAGTATGAGCGAAGCTGGGAGACCGAAGCCGGATGCAATCTCACCTTCACCCTCTGCTTCCGTCCACCCCGGGTCGACCGCCTCCATGTGCTTACCCTCACCTGCGCCCTGGCCCTGCTCCGGGAGATGGAGAAGGAGCTGGGGGAGGGGGAGGTCACCCTCAAATGGCCCAATGACGTCCTGGTCGGCGAGCGCAAGGCTGCCGGCCTGCTGACCGAGACCGTCTTCAACGGAAACCGGCTGGACCGCGTACTGGTGGGCATCGGACTCAACGTCAACCAGGAGCGTTTTCCCGGTGAGCTGGGGGAGACGGCCACTTCCATGCGGCGGGTCAAAGGTGATGAGATCGACCGGGAGGCCTTGCTGGCGCGGCTGCTCTCCCGGCTGGAGTATGAGTACGGGCGATGGAACCGGAACAAGACCGACCTCCTGCGTGAAATCAACCGTTCCCTCAGGGGATACGGGCAGTGGGTGCGCCTGCAGGTGAACGGGGAGAGGTGGGATGATACCTACAAATTTCTGGGCGTCAGCGAGGCCGGCCGCCTGCTGGTGGTCGACCACGACGGAGGACTCAAATCTTTCAGCTATGAGCAAATCAGACTGGTCCCCGCTTGA
- a CDS encoding YfhO family protein, whose amino-acid sequence MSARKKETPPKEDFLSSLSTRSRHIIALAVLFILPVILYSPTILGGERYLAHDALQWRAGAESVIDYRETHGEEPLWATNMFSGMPAYVISVQAAVPHLDDIVFGLFESLYPAAPYWVLLGGLYLLFWMMGARPLLAALGALLFAFTTYLPIIIGAGHNAKVLALAWVPWVLTGAWLILRTDRKWLGLFTLAVTFTLHMRAGHPQVTYYFLYLLFFWWIYEGARAYREHRTAVWGKSTAMLAAGGVLGLLGTLQKYWRLAEYSPYSIRGGSALEVGSGGLNLEYAFNWSQGVAELLTLVIPGLFGGASSEAYWGPKSVTSGPHYMGAVVIVLALFGIFYYRKRIKYLFLGTGVLTALFSLGYHFPALNEFMFHYVPYFNKFRTPEMWLIVTVFCFCVLAVFGVLAIFEKTREAKQNKSLRTLLIPLALPLGLAIIFTVGSDALLDYEKPGERRAFAEQLAQQNNLSPENDQVQLNVTRYINNQLKPQRKEMASSDSLRFLILVLLAGALIWAYYDRRIGKGWFLAGLIVLGSYDMLSVGSRYLAEDAMAPESTDLEQALQRQQRPQDRFMMNNVASGEGWDYRVFPATDNPFNNAIPAYFYPSIGGYTGAKLSYYQDVIENALYTGPQGLNMGLLDLLNVKYISVGANQQLPMPNLTLAFSDQNGRVYENTDVLPKAFFVDSVITVSSPQEAIDYLKTGSGIDLGETAVVETSQALVSRPDTSASVEVTSYGPREITLRTSSSGEGFLVLSEIYYPPGWTATVDGQQTEIYKTDYILRGLQVPAGEHEIRLRFDPASYIWGSRISWIGNLLQWGLGIVLLAGWWRGRTSSRDDEKT is encoded by the coding sequence ATGTCCGCCCGAAAAAAAGAAACGCCTCCCAAGGAAGACTTCCTCTCCTCCCTCTCCACGCGTTCCCGTCACATCATCGCCCTGGCCGTGCTCTTCATCCTGCCGGTCATCCTTTACAGTCCCACCATCCTGGGCGGTGAGCGCTACCTGGCCCATGACGCCCTGCAGTGGCGTGCCGGGGCCGAGTCGGTGATCGACTACCGCGAGACCCACGGGGAGGAGCCCCTCTGGGCCACCAACATGTTTTCGGGCATGCCCGCCTACGTGATCTCCGTGCAGGCGGCGGTACCGCACCTCGACGATATCGTCTTCGGCCTGTTTGAATCCCTCTATCCCGCCGCCCCCTACTGGGTGCTGCTCGGGGGACTCTACCTGCTGTTCTGGATGATGGGGGCACGTCCCCTTCTGGCGGCCCTGGGTGCACTCCTGTTTGCCTTCACCACCTACCTTCCCATTATTATAGGGGCAGGACACAACGCCAAGGTGCTGGCCCTGGCCTGGGTGCCCTGGGTGCTCACCGGCGCCTGGCTCATCCTGCGCACCGACAGGAAATGGCTGGGGCTTTTTACGCTGGCCGTCACCTTCACCCTCCACATGCGGGCCGGCCATCCGCAGGTGACCTACTACTTTCTCTACCTGCTCTTTTTCTGGTGGATCTATGAGGGTGCCAGGGCCTACCGGGAACACCGTACCGCAGTCTGGGGCAAGTCTACCGCTATGCTGGCCGCCGGCGGCGTGCTGGGCCTGCTGGGCACCCTGCAGAAATACTGGCGCCTGGCCGAGTACTCCCCCTACAGCATCCGGGGCGGCTCGGCCCTGGAGGTGGGCAGCGGGGGACTCAACCTGGAGTACGCTTTCAACTGGTCGCAGGGCGTGGCCGAGCTGCTCACGCTTGTCATTCCCGGCCTCTTCGGCGGGGCCTCCAGCGAGGCCTACTGGGGACCCAAGTCGGTGACCAGCGGCCCCCACTACATGGGCGCCGTGGTGATCGTGCTGGCCCTGTTCGGCATATTCTACTACCGCAAGCGCATCAAATACCTCTTCCTGGGCACCGGCGTGCTGACGGCCCTCTTCTCCCTGGGCTACCATTTCCCGGCGCTGAACGAGTTCATGTTCCACTACGTGCCCTACTTCAACAAATTCCGCACCCCGGAGATGTGGCTCATCGTAACGGTCTTCTGCTTCTGCGTTCTGGCCGTCTTCGGCGTGCTGGCCATCTTCGAGAAGACGCGCGAGGCTAAACAGAACAAGAGCCTGCGCACCCTGCTCATTCCCCTGGCGCTTCCGCTGGGACTGGCGATCATCTTCACCGTGGGCAGCGACGCGTTGCTGGACTACGAAAAGCCGGGCGAGCGGCGAGCTTTTGCAGAGCAATTGGCGCAACAAAACAATCTATCGCCAGAAAATGATCAGGTACAACTCAATGTAACTCGCTACATCAACAACCAGCTCAAACCCCAGCGCAAGGAGATGGCAAGCAGCGACTCCCTGCGCTTTCTGATCCTGGTGCTGCTGGCCGGGGCCCTCATCTGGGCCTATTACGACCGGCGCATCGGCAAGGGATGGTTCCTGGCCGGGCTGATTGTGCTGGGCTCCTACGACATGCTCAGCGTGGGCAGCCGCTACCTGGCCGAGGATGCGATGGCGCCCGAAAGCACCGACTTGGAACAGGCCCTGCAGCGCCAGCAGCGTCCACAGGACCGCTTTATGATGAACAACGTCGCCAGCGGCGAGGGATGGGACTATCGCGTCTTTCCGGCGACCGATAACCCTTTCAACAACGCCATCCCCGCCTATTTCTATCCCTCCATCGGCGGCTACACCGGGGCCAAGCTCAGCTACTATCAGGATGTGATCGAGAACGCCCTCTACACCGGTCCCCAGGGACTGAATATGGGTCTGCTCGACCTGCTCAATGTGAAATACATCTCCGTGGGCGCCAACCAGCAGCTGCCCATGCCCAATCTTACCCTGGCCTTCTCCGATCAGAACGGCCGGGTCTACGAAAACACCGACGTGCTGCCCAAAGCCTTCTTCGTGGATTCGGTCATCACCGTCTCCAGCCCGCAGGAGGCCATCGACTACCTCAAGACCGGCAGCGGCATCGACCTTGGAGAGACCGCCGTGGTGGAGACCTCGCAGGCCCTGGTATCCCGTCCGGACACTTCAGCCAGCGTAGAGGTCACCTCCTACGGCCCCCGCGAGATCACCCTGCGGACCAGCAGCTCCGGCGAGGGATTCCTGGTACTGAGCGAAATCTACTACCCGCCCGGGTGGACGGCCACAGTGGACGGGCAGCAGACCGAAATCTACAAGACTGACTACATCCTGCGCGGCCTGCAGGTGCCGGCCGGCGAGCACGAGATACGCCTGCGCTTCGATCCCGCCTCCTACATCTGGGGCTCGCGGATCTCGTGGATCGGCAACCTGCTGCAATGGGGACTCGGGATCGTCCTGCTGGCCGGCTGGTGGAGAGGGCGAACCTCATCCCGGGACGATGAAAAAACCTGA
- the gatC gene encoding Asp-tRNA(Asn)/Glu-tRNA(Gln) amidotransferase subunit GatC, whose protein sequence is MSVSKEEVHYVAHLARLKLSDEEAESLVGDMNRILDYVSTLQELDTEDVEPLEHVIDLEYRLRDDKAGEPLSREEALKNAPDADSDYFRVPRVIE, encoded by the coding sequence ATGTCTGTCAGCAAGGAGGAAGTGCACTACGTGGCCCACCTGGCGCGCCTGAAGCTCAGCGACGAGGAGGCCGAAAGCCTCGTGGGCGACATGAACCGTATCCTGGACTACGTCTCCACCCTGCAGGAGCTGGACACCGAGGACGTGGAGCCCCTGGAGCACGTTATCGACCTGGAGTACCGGCTTCGTGACGACAAGGCCGGGGAGCCCCTTTCCCGCGAAGAGGCCCTCAAGAACGCCCCGGACGCCGACTCCGACTACTTTCGCGTGCCCCGCGTAATCGAATAA
- the tilS gene encoding tRNA lysidine(34) synthetase TilS, translating into MSKSDWSPLEEEVRRRVNEHFGAELPGAPDSGGRHPAVSAGEEGGGRASGSLPLFVLGVSGGPDSMALMYALHRLGLPALVAHVNYQKRGEASDRDAELVEELAFQWGFDCHTAAADPEEAEGENFQQWARDFRYDFFRALRRDHSCEGIAVAHHQDDQAETILQKLFRGAGLAGWQGMEVWDGELFRPLLRLSREDIERYLEEHEVPWRTDESNLKSDFARNFLRREWLPELERHFPGWKSNVLRAGDQAGIFQDALAWIGRRVSGERGGLNREALLSLEPGLAKALVLHRLRRELPGAPVSGNALDELEKLPELQTGKAIRLAEGVEVMRDRELFKIVVDTGQRSVSIPLEREALEQKAFTFDGLSFRVAGYRDPDFDRKLYLEAGALAWPLTLRRWREGDRFRPFGMEGTQLVSDHLTNRKVAADLRGRALVLEALDETIAAVIFPPSEKRLPPGTISEEVRCGPETGSCLVISRNK; encoded by the coding sequence ATGAGCAAATCAGACTGGTCCCCGCTTGAGGAGGAGGTCCGCCGCCGGGTGAACGAGCATTTCGGCGCGGAGCTCCCCGGTGCGCCCGATTCGGGTGGCCGGCACCCGGCTGTATCCGCTGGGGAGGAGGGTGGTGGCCGGGCATCCGGCAGCCTCCCCCTATTCGTGCTGGGAGTGAGCGGGGGACCCGATTCCATGGCGCTGATGTACGCCCTCCACCGGCTGGGTCTCCCTGCGCTGGTCGCCCACGTCAACTACCAAAAGAGGGGGGAGGCCTCCGACCGCGACGCCGAACTGGTGGAGGAGCTTGCCTTTCAGTGGGGCTTCGACTGCCACACCGCGGCGGCGGACCCAGAGGAGGCGGAAGGGGAAAATTTCCAGCAGTGGGCGCGCGATTTCCGCTACGACTTTTTTCGCGCCTTGCGACGCGACCACAGCTGCGAGGGCATCGCCGTGGCCCACCACCAGGACGACCAGGCCGAGACCATCCTGCAGAAGCTCTTTCGCGGGGCCGGGCTGGCCGGCTGGCAGGGCATGGAGGTATGGGACGGGGAGCTCTTTCGTCCCCTGCTCCGCCTCTCCCGTGAGGACATTGAACGCTACCTGGAGGAGCACGAGGTGCCCTGGCGCACCGATGAGAGCAACCTGAAGAGCGATTTTGCCCGCAATTTCCTGCGACGGGAGTGGCTGCCGGAGCTGGAGCGCCATTTTCCCGGATGGAAGTCCAACGTGCTGCGCGCAGGAGATCAGGCCGGGATTTTCCAGGATGCCCTGGCGTGGATCGGCCGGCGCGTCAGCGGGGAGCGCGGGGGACTGAATCGCGAGGCGCTGCTCTCCCTGGAGCCCGGTCTGGCAAAGGCGCTGGTGCTGCACCGTCTGCGGCGGGAGCTGCCCGGCGCCCCTGTAAGCGGTAATGCGCTCGACGAACTGGAGAAGCTTCCCGAACTGCAGACCGGCAAGGCCATCCGCCTTGCCGAAGGGGTGGAGGTGATGCGCGACCGCGAGCTGTTCAAAATTGTGGTCGACACGGGCCAGCGCTCCGTTTCGATCCCTCTGGAGCGTGAGGCCCTGGAGCAGAAAGCCTTTACCTTTGACGGGCTATCCTTCCGGGTGGCCGGATACCGGGACCCCGATTTCGACCGCAAGCTCTACCTGGAGGCCGGCGCGCTGGCCTGGCCGCTCACCCTGCGGCGATGGCGGGAGGGCGACCGGTTCCGGCCTTTCGGCATGGAGGGCACCCAGCTGGTTTCGGACCACCTGACCAACCGGAAAGTGGCGGCAGATCTTCGCGGACGCGCGCTCGTGCTGGAGGCCTTGGACGAAACCATCGCGGCGGTTATCTTTCCGCCTTCCGAAAAGCGGCTGCCCCCCGGCACCATTTCGGAGGAGGTCCGCTGCGGCCCGGAGACCGGCTCGTGCCTGGTAATCAGCCGCAACAAATGA
- the hpt gene encoding hypoxanthine phosphoribosyltransferase — protein sequence MYSPDHLQCNGETFRIYLSREEIQQRVAELGEELSEQYAGKRPIFIGVLNGAYIFLSDLMRQVEIPCEVDFLKLSSYGDEKVSSGQVTDLKDIDADIAGRHVVLVEDIVDTGLSMKYLVDKLKKKRPASIATVTLLHKSEATQHDVQLDYVGFRIPTLFVLGYGLDYAQEGRNLAQIYIQEKGGEEA from the coding sequence TTGTATAGCCCCGACCATTTACAGTGCAACGGCGAGACCTTCCGCATCTATCTTAGCCGGGAGGAGATACAGCAGCGCGTCGCCGAACTGGGGGAGGAGTTGAGCGAACAATATGCCGGAAAGCGACCCATCTTCATCGGCGTGCTGAACGGGGCCTACATTTTTCTCTCCGACCTGATGCGCCAGGTTGAGATCCCCTGTGAGGTGGACTTCCTGAAGCTGAGCAGCTACGGGGACGAGAAGGTATCCTCCGGCCAGGTGACCGACCTCAAGGACATCGACGCCGATATCGCCGGGCGCCATGTGGTGCTGGTGGAGGACATTGTTGACACCGGCCTCTCCATGAAGTACCTGGTGGACAAGCTGAAGAAAAAGAGGCCCGCCTCCATCGCCACCGTCACCCTCCTCCACAAGTCCGAAGCCACCCAACACGATGTGCAGCTCGACTACGTGGGCTTCCGCATTCCCACCCTTTTTGTGCTGGGCTACGGGCTGGACTACGCCCAGGAGGGGCGCAACCTGGCACAGATTTACATACAGGAAAAGGGCGGGGAGGAGGCATAA
- a CDS encoding bifunctional phosphoglucose/phosphomannose isomerase gives MAEVDRKRIESVDTQNMWELLSDFPAQWRESVSRTESLDLTIDASRIRSICLAGMGGSAIGADLVRAYSYHTCPHPVQVVRHYDIPAWVDEHTLFISCSFSGNTEETLSALGQAREQGAQTIGVTSGGDLLRRASREEFDIIQIPGGMPPRAALGYSFVPLWRIFRHLDYLGEGEGALEETAHLLEEQAEMYRDLSDNEALQLAEDLNDTLPVIYSDALLMEPVNLRWRGQFGENAKTLAYGNTLPEMNHNEIVGWERVVHLTGRLSVIMLVDKEDKPRVRRRMEIVEELVADQTTGVHRLTTRGKSRLARMFSLVQMGDWTSYYLALINGVDPTPIAKIDLLKSRLAES, from the coding sequence ATGGCTGAAGTGGACCGAAAACGCATTGAATCCGTTGACACCCAGAATATGTGGGAGCTGCTCAGCGATTTCCCCGCACAATGGAGGGAGTCGGTGAGCCGCACCGAATCGCTGGACCTTACCATAGACGCCTCCCGCATTCGCAGCATCTGCCTGGCCGGCATGGGAGGCTCCGCCATCGGGGCCGACCTGGTACGCGCCTACAGCTACCACACCTGTCCCCATCCTGTGCAGGTGGTCCGCCACTACGACATTCCGGCCTGGGTGGATGAGCACACCCTTTTCATCTCCTGCAGCTTTTCGGGCAATACCGAGGAGACCCTCTCGGCGCTTGGACAGGCGCGCGAGCAGGGGGCGCAGACCATAGGGGTCACCTCGGGAGGGGACTTGCTGCGCCGCGCCAGCCGCGAGGAGTTCGACATCATCCAGATTCCCGGAGGCATGCCTCCGAGGGCGGCGCTGGGCTACAGCTTCGTGCCCCTGTGGCGCATATTCCGTCACCTGGACTATCTCGGCGAGGGCGAGGGGGCGCTGGAGGAGACGGCGCACCTGCTGGAAGAGCAGGCCGAAATGTACCGCGATTTGAGCGATAACGAGGCGCTGCAGCTGGCGGAAGACCTCAACGACACCCTGCCGGTGATCTACTCCGACGCCCTGCTCATGGAGCCGGTCAACCTGCGCTGGAGGGGACAGTTCGGGGAGAACGCCAAAACCCTCGCCTACGGCAACACCCTGCCCGAAATGAACCACAATGAGATTGTGGGCTGGGAGCGGGTGGTGCACCTGACCGGGCGCCTGTCGGTCATTATGCTGGTGGACAAGGAGGACAAGCCCAGGGTGCGGCGGCGCATGGAGATCGTCGAGGAGCTGGTGGCCGACCAGACCACGGGGGTGCACCGGCTCACTACGCGCGGCAAGAGCCGCCTGGCGCGCATGTTCTCCCTGGTGCAGATGGGCGACTGGACCAGCTACTACCTCGCCCTGATCAACGGCGTGGATCCCACGCCCATCGCCAAAATCGACCTGCTAAAAAGCCGCCTCGCGGAGAGCTGA
- a CDS encoding HPr family phosphocarrier protein, protein MVKKKITIVNEAGLHARPAAALVKLASKFESDFFIHMYGYKVNGKSILGVMTLAAEQGAELELELDGPDEKEAFEAIKDLIENGFGES, encoded by the coding sequence ATGGTCAAGAAGAAAATCACCATTGTAAACGAGGCGGGGCTGCACGCGCGTCCCGCGGCGGCCCTGGTCAAGCTGGCCAGTAAATTTGAATCCGATTTCTTTATCCACATGTACGGGTACAAGGTGAACGGCAAGAGTATCCTGGGCGTGATGACGCTGGCCGCCGAGCAGGGAGCCGAACTTGAGCTGGAACTGGACGGTCCGGACGAAAAGGAGGCTTTTGAAGCCATCAAGGATCTCATTGAAAACGGCTTCGGGGAGTCGTGA